The window TGAATAATTATCTGTCCCTCCAATTAGGGtatccttatatttttttttttattattgttttactatttagtttgtttttttctttctctttaaatttggattaaaaatttcaaaatataatcttcttgcataatttagaagaaaataattcaactaatcaacgtaatcatataaattaaattgactTTATAAAATTGATTACACActgtctttatttttaaaattgaatttatttttaattaaattatatgattaagtTAGTTgattgcatttatttatttttagattatacAAAAAGGTCATattcttgaatatttttaatccaaatttaaagagttaaaagaaaaaaaaaattagatgataaaataataataaagaaagtgtAAGGATAGTATGATCCAGGAAATCAATCAACTTCTCGAGGTAGGATTTTTAGGTGGGAAGACCGATGCATAGTCATAGCATGGTAGTGGTTTCATTGGGTTACAGCAGATCTGATCCACTGAGtaattattgagaaaaatataagtTGCAATGTATAATTTAAGTTGCTCTTACCTTCTCACGCACTTGTTTGATTAAGGAAAGAATGGAATTTTACTTCTATcttgttaaaaatttattagtcctgtttaaaaaatgaattgataattgagtaaaaaaataaattgatttttccaTCATTCTTCCAATCTTAtttgttgatgtcatgtttcgcGACTTGACCAACTCTACGCTGTTGGAGCTTAGTTTCCTTCCTATAAGACGGAGAATGGGGGAGTTCGAGGGGCCGTGGTACCTTCGATGCTCAAGTTAGTTCAATGTAGGAgataaaaagaatattcaatAGTGTAAGTCAGTAATTCCATTCTCGACAGAGAGTGAGGCATTTATACCTAGTCGGGGTGGGCCTCGAGGCGACGGTGACTTGTATGCGGCTCTGTACTGGGATTGAATATCCTTGTCAGCCTCCTACTTCCTTTCAAACTTGCCAGACCTGACCAGGGTCATCGCTGTCACCTAGGAGACACATCGCAGCATGCCAATCCGAGGGGTGCATTGAATGCGGGGTGCCCCCTGCCATGGTGTGTCCATTCCTATTCCATTAAATGCAGCGTGATCCAAGACATGCTTGCTCGTCCTCTTACGCTTCCCGGTCTGCCATGGCAGGGACATGGATGTTTCTGACAGTCGGCCAGTTATGGTGTCAGGCTGCACTGCTTGCCTCTCGTCCTCTTGTCGGGGACACTTTACCTTGTGTCTCTCCTCCTAGGCCTCTCGGGCTGACTTGGCCCATCCCAGACTTCATACGGGGGTCCAAGCCTGGGCCTCATCTTGAGCTCGGCCCTTGGGGATTTCTTTTCTTACATTGTCAATACACTTTTTTAATaagatgtaatatatatatatctatatatatttatatagtgaTATTTTATATCCTCCTATGTTTCGATCTTTCCTGCATTTTCTATCCTCCCATTTTCCTACCCTTAGAGGTTAGAGAGTTTGAATgataaattaagaaagaaaacaaataacacgaaagaatttagaaaataacTCCTTGTAATAATAGCACGGAATGTTGGCACCAAAGAgtgaaatatgaagaagaaaaaggaaagcaaaaaaaCAGGATTATAAGGATGCCTTTAATGAATGTCACCAAAATACGAAACCAAAATACTTGGTGGAGATGGGTCGTCTAGCCCACAAGTTCCGTCCTTTGGTGATGGTGCTGGCCGACTACGTGGTCCGTCTGGAGCTTCAAAATTAAGGCACGTGCACCCACCAACTCCAATCACTTGCTTGATTTGGGAATGGAATGAAACATGATTATCCAAAGTTGTAAGTTCCAAATGGGATGAgattctgtgacagttttttttttttttaatcttagatTTAGATAAAGAGGTTTCAGCAGTTGCAAGAAAAATTGATACAAACAATACAAGACTCACCGtattatgtctttttttttttttttttcactttttgatttttaatttataatcgTTCATGACCAATCTTAGATAGATCTATTCCATGTGGGACACGTCTCACATCAATACATATGAGATACGTATCTCACATTTAATTCTTATTAGAATATGATTCATTTATGTAATTtgagagtaatgttacatataattataaaatatattaatattacacaatcgttttgaaaaaaaagaggtccattatttaagaattaattttttcttttcacctaGGTcccatatttactcattttgttcaaaaaaattatataacgtTTACAGACTCTAcgattataaaaatcatttctccaATTTGAATATATTGGATATGAAACACGTCTACCACATCAAAGTATGAAACACGTGTCTCACATCTAATGAGTGTCGTTCCTGTTGAAATTTAACATAGGTCCCTTTTGGatatagaaataatttaatttcatcattataaattttttaaattctcacataaaatataataaataatttaatttttttaaaattttaaaataataataatattaaaaaataatattttatttaaatttaaattttaatataaaattatttcatctcatctcactatctaaacggcgCTAGTCTAAAAGTCTATAATCTAGGCCCCTTGAATGTGAAACGCGTGTCCAATATCAACACGTATGAGACATATATCTCACATCAAAGAGTCGAACTTCTGCACCCAATGCAGAGCCATATGCTCAATACACGCCTTGGTATGGCTGAAATGAGAGGATATTTAATTCCTTAATCCTCTTCTtccattttcaattttatattcgAAGGTTTTTCTAAAGCCAGGGGTCAGTCGGTAGAATAAGAGGCGGCCCCACGTTGCATGGCGTCGTTCGTATTTTACCATGATTGAAGGCCTTTTTTCCACGCGCTCTATAGAGGAGAGAGTGCAGACAATCATTATTAGGTATCAAGCGCTGTTGCTGTCAGTGTCAGGGTGTCAATCCAAGATGTTACACCCAGAAAGCCCTCTCTGCCTTCTGCGTTCGCAATGCAAATAACCTTCTTTCTTCAGCTTCCCATTTAACATCCATGGAAAGCTCTCAACAAATTGAGCCCAACACACCACCCTCTCAAAACCCTCCTCTATTTAGGACCACCGACCTTAGAGTCGAGAAATTTTAGAAGCCTAAAAGATAAAAGGAACAATCTGTAGTCTTTTCCTACCTCGTCTCTTCTTCCCCACCATTTACTATCTCAGAGTGGTTTGGTTCCCCAACTTTTGCTTTCTCCTCCTCTCTATAGccaaagatttatttatttctttcgtTTGGGGTGCATATATTGTGGAAGATTCATGTCAGGTTTATACACACAGAATTTCTCCCCCGCAAGAACTCTATCTTCGCATGTAAGAAGCAACCCGGATGTCGACAGGTAAGCAATCAATTCCAAAACTTGATAAGAATTTTGACTTTCATGTCCACCCTCTAAAAGCTTTTCGATTATCTCTGGATATTTTGGTTATATGTCGTCGTCTTTTCTAGTCAGTACTTGACTGAGTTGTTATCGGAGCACCAGAAACTTGGACCCTTCATGCAAGTCCTTCCTATCTGTAGTCGGCTCTTGAATCAAGGTTGGCTTTCTGGATCTGTATTTATATCTTCCTTTTCCCGTAGTTCCAATTGAATTCCACGATCCGTCTTAGTCAGTTTTGTAAATATCCATCGTATTTAACATATTTGTTAGGAACACCCTTGAACCATGTAATGTATAGAATGCTCGAAACAGATACAGGAGGTTTACATATTATTCTActtgtttttcttatatataaaaaagatattattctaCTTGTTTGATGCGGAGAACATGGTTTCTGCAGATTAATAACTGATAAAATTCTTGTAGTATTagaaatagaaggaaaagaaaagtaaaatggTATCTTATTTTCTTAGAGATGGAAACCAAAGTGCAGGTCTGTTGCTCTGCCCACCTTTGGCAATGTTGTCTACCACATCTTTAAAATCGGAATGACAAACAAATGTGGTGTCTCTCCTCAAATTGATGAAAGATCATTTTTGTTAATGGTCCACATCagtttgatttttatatttggcAGTCTGTAGTCAATTGTTATGATTCTATTATTTCCTCTTCTGTTATAATTGTATGAAATTTGTGACAAATATTTCCACTTTCCGCTGTGGGGATTTGTGTTTTACATATGAAAAAGTAAAACCTATCATTTCTGTACTCTATTATGTGACAGAGATCATACGGGTTTCTGGAATGATTCCCAATCATGGGTATACTGACCTTGACAGACTGCAGCGTGGAAGCCCTAGCCATATGGCTTCATCTGATATAATGCCAAATAATAGACTAATGGGTTTCAGTGCTTGGAATGGCCTGCCACACGAAGTAAGAATTTGCAATTCTGTTATTTATCAATACGTCCTCTTTCTGATTGCTTTCCCTAAATACGATCAATTCTGTTACGGCCTGGGTGTTTTTTTGTGCCATGCATAGAACCATGCCATGCTTGGAATATGAAAGGAAACATGTATAAAGGGCTGAATACTAGCTGTCCGTACAAGTATAACAAAAATGTCAATGTTTTGCACTTCTTGATTCTGACCAGTCGTGTTGGGATAAAACTAGATAGTGCATGGATCACAAGATCACTTGGCTTGATGTTTCTGCTTCCTTTCATCAACCAAATTTGACTATTGGCTCATACAAGAGCTAACTTTTTCTGGTCAATCATCTTTTAGCTCAAAAGTATCAGTTATTTTGTTGCTTGGCAATTCAAGAATATCTGGTAATCCCCCATTTATTGAGCGCATCAAGCTTGAAGGTCACAACAAGTTATTGCTAGTCAGACCCCCACTACATATACTAGTCAGACCTCTAATAACTAACGGGCCAAAGCCCAGTACACTGAAACATCCCTTATAACAAAAGGCCAAACACACGGCCAAGTCCACAAACAAAAGGCCTAAAGGCCAGATAGAAGTAAGTAAATGGACCATGGGTCTACAATTAACCACTGGGGCTGAGCCCAAACCTCTTGCCCTTTATTATCGCAGAACAATGTCCACAGTGACTCCATTCCACTCCTGTAGAGGTACAGGATTGTGACAAATCCTACCCcttcaaagcaccttgcccacaaggtgcggTTATGCGTCAACCTTCCCTTTGTAGATGAGGTAAGCTTCTTGCCTTCAAATTCTTTGAGTTGCACAACCGTATATTCGTTGTTGGCCTGTACCATATGGAGAAACTTGTACCCCTTCTTCATTTCCTCTGCGGTCTTCTTACTTTTTCATGTACTGTAATAACTGTCGCCATGGCCTGCTTCATCTTGGTCACATAATCTTCAACATTGTCATCTCTAGTGTTGACTGTGGCATGCTGAACTGAAAATCTTCTTGAGATTTGTTGGTCACAAACCCACGTTCATTTGCAACCCACTTGAGCAAAGAAAACTTCTCCTGAGCCTCTAGTTCAGCCGAGTTGACATAATCTCGAGTATTGCCTTGATATGCCTCTTGTTCCTTGCCCAAGTACTTAGTAAAAATCTCACCAGTTGTGCTATTATTCAGCATGTacctatttatattcatatttttccaagcAATAAGCCATTCCacaacaattgaaaaaatagggACAGTGACAAATTTGGAGCCCAATGTTCCAGTGATGCGGGCTTGGTCTCTTACCACTGCAACAAGTATGGCTATTACCAGAGCAAGCCATCTTAAGTTCTCAGGTGCAGacataaaaaatccaaaaatctcAAGTAAATGATTCTCAGATATATATGCAACCTGCTCCATATATGTAAGACCagtaatatttctcaatatgaCCTTAGTGATGAAGCTCACACTCCTATGCACTGGGGCTTTTCTTGTGATCATGTTGACCCAAGGCAACTGTACAACCCTAAAATTCTTAGCAAAGGGGTGGGTATTGATAGTATCAGTATATTTGACAGTCAAACTTAGTGGTATACACCGATGAGGAGATACAACATAGCATCTGACATTGAAAAGGGTAAAAACAGAGATATGCtctcttcctctatcaaagggctTAAAAGCACCTTTAGTTAGCAAAACATCAAGTAGTTGAGGAGCAAGATTTGTATTTACTGAAACTTGCAACCCTAGCCACGTTCTCCATTTTCCTTTCAGTTGTTCTTTCAGACCAACACAACCAAAATGGAACCACTCAATTTTGCAATTGGGATTATCACAAGCAACCATCTCACCGTAGCTAACTTGGTTACATAAACAGTCTGTAGGTTCGTTTGGATCCAAGGGTAAATCTAAGCCCATACCAGAAAAATCCATACCATACCaaggttcttcatcttcatcatcactaTCAGCAAAATTAACATGTATTTCACCGTCCTCATTAACgtcaaaatccaaataaaaaaggtgaaaaacatTATTTAAGGTTTTGTTCAGAAAGTGATTCCCCCCCATCTCTTTTATCTTTCCTCTATCAAACGGCTCAAACACACCTCTCAGCAACAATACATCAAGCACAAGAGGAGCGACAGACTTTTTACCTCTAAGATTTTTTGGGAGAGCTTGAAGGGATAAAACCCAACTGGCAACTGCATCCCTGTCGACATGATTGAGCGTGGAGGGAAGGTCAAGACCGGAGATGACGAAGTAGGCGAGGGTAAGGCTTGAGCTCAACGACTCGGTATGTGATGAATTGCTAAGAAGGAGAAGACGCTGAGTCAAGGATACCATGACCATGGTTTTCTGGGGCCTTAGCCTATGCGTTAGGCGACGAATTGCTGAGATGCTGTAGTATCTTATTATAGGCAATTCATCAAATGAATTGTTGAGGAGCTTGAGCGAGCCCAGATGAATTGCTGAGGAGCAAGTGCGACAATCTTGAAGGAGGTTGGAGCAGAACTCAGTGCCATTGATGAAGACAGAAGAGTATAGAGAACTCGGGCCCTTGAGAGCTTGAGCGAGCTTGCCTAGATTTAGCTCCTCCATTCGTTCCGTGTTCTGTTCCCGCCTCCGTTGAAAGCATTCCTCATAAATTTGCTTCCATTCGATCACTAGTGAGGTGTGGGTAGGAGCTTGCTTTTTTCGAGGGTTTGCTCTTCGAAGAGATGCCGAGAAATGGGAGTAAGAGAGATCTATGGTATGGTTGTTGTTTTGTGGTGAGGGTGATGAGTCAAGAAACAGAAAATCGATTCCACCTGGGTCAAATTCCCATCGGATGGCTAGGTCTTCCTCTTTTATGGTCACTGTATAGTTAGTGCTAGGGACGACcgaatgaaaagaagaaaagggaaaataatttcttggaggaagagagggaCACGAGATTCGGAGGGAAGGGTTAGAGAATGGTAGAAATGGTTCGAGATTTTTGGGAacataagaaagaaaaagctgAGCAGGCTtgatttcatctttttcttccccaGCAACTACATCTTCCTCTTGTATTTCACAGATTTGAGCGTCAAATTCGTTGAAACTTTCCTGAATGTTGGTAGTAAAATCCTCAATGGACTGTTGAAATACTTGGTGCATTTTATTGTGACTCTCTCGCAATTCCTTCAGATGTTGTTCAACAACATCAAAGCGTCGAAGATTATCTTCCATTAACTCTTTGATATTTAGCAATGATGAAGTGATGTTTTCCATTCTTACGGATTATGAAGCCGATGCCAAGAAAAGACTGGCTCtcgataccacttgtaacaaaCCCCAAGTACTTGCTGTAATTCTTCTGTTAATAGACTCCTTCGAGGGGAGCAACCTCcatagaagatgaagaagagagagagaaaataaaagtatatttctaattaagatTTTTCATGTCATTACAAAGAGAGACCCCCACTACATATACTAGTCAGACCTCTAATAACTAACGGGCCAAAGCCCAGTACACTGAAACATCCCTTATAACAAAAGGCCAAACACACGGCCAAGTCCACAAACAAAAGGCCTAAAGGCCAGATAGAAGTAAGTAAATGGACCATGGGTCTACAATTAACCACTGGGGCTGAGCCCAAACCTCTTGCCCTTTATTATCGCAGAACAATGTCCACAGTGACTCCATTCCACTCCTGTAGAGGTACAGGATTGTGACACCCTAGCCATATGGCTTCATCTGATATAATGCCAAATAATAGACTAATGGGTTTCAGTGCTTGGAATGGCCTGCCACACGAAGTAAGAATTTGCAATTCTGTTATTTATCAATACGTCCTCTTTCTGATTGCTTTCCCTAAATACGATCAATTCTGTTACGGCCTGGGTATTTTTTTGTGCCATGCATAGAACCATGCCATGCTTGGAATATGAAAGGAAACATGTATAAAGGGCTGAATACTAGCTGTCCGTACAAGTATAACAAAAATGTCAATGTTTTGCACTTCTTGATTCTGACCAGTCGTGTTGGGATAAAACTAGATAGTGCATGGATCACAAGATCACTTGGCTTGATGTTTCTGCTTCCTTTCATCAACCAAATTTGACTATTGGCTCATACAAGAGCTAACTTTTTCTGGTCAATCATCTTTTAGCTCAAAAGTATCAGTTATTTTGTTGCTTGGCAATTCAAGAATATCTGGTAATCCCCCATTTATTGAGCGCATCAAGCTTGAAGGTCACAACAAGTTATTGCCAATAGTTCTTTTACTTAAGTAGTGTCCTTTCTTTCAAGGTCTGCAGTTTTCATTATGTTTCCTGCTCCTAGCAGCTTTGTTTATCACAAGGTAAGAGACTTCTTTCATAATCCCATGATGCTCCCAACCACTCCCCCAGCCCCCACACTCTCCTGCATTCACCCCCTCTTCCGGTCAATATTGAAACAATAAGGGGATGCttgaggaatgagatgagatgagaattttgtgaatattagcgactgtgaataatagtgaaatgatttgaattacgatattttattgggttttgggaaaggatggagaaaaaaattgaataaaaatattataaaatttaaaatattgttaagatattattttttaatattgtttttattttgagatttgaaaaaatttaattattttttatgttttgtttggaagtttgggaaagttgtaatgattaggtaatgattaaatgaaaaagttgaagatttgaaattaaaaagtttttatatttgagtgatgtttgggaaggaaattatgagaaattttgagatgagatgaaatgaaaccactctattcccaaacaacccctaaGTTTACAAGATGCTGTATTCTCTGTTCTTAGGGTGTGCATGTAATAAGGGGTTGTCAGGGATGGGGACCAGGGGCTAGGTGTGCTGAGGTTGTGATGAAGGAAAAAAGATACATGGGGTTTTTGTCATTCTTTCATTAACTTCCTTTCAAAAAATTACCTTCCAGACCGGGACTTTTTTCCAAGCTTCATCTTTGGGGGTTGTGAAGGTGAATTTCATTGAATCCAATGCATTGGGAATTGCTTATGTGAGAAGCTTTAGAAAATTTAACTAGAACACAGTATCTGGTTAGTACTCGAACACAGCATTTGATAATTTAACAGGAAGGGAAAAAATCTCAACAAATCCCATGAAACGTCGAAAGACATCCTAACGATTTTGAAGGTTTGGTTTATGATGGGGCTTAAATGAAAGTGTATGGGGTACGTTATACCGATCTATCATCAAATTCCTTATTGGATGGCAAAAAGTGATTATCAATTTGTAGCTTTGTAAGATGCTCAAGTTTTCCTTTCTATTGGCTGTACCTACTCCCCATTAACTCCCAACAGCACATAAGTTGgatattgtattttaaaattaccTGCCCCCTGTTCCTTAATTTAGTTAATATTCATCACTCAGAGTAACTAGAATGTGGTTTCTCTGCTTCGTTCAAATGCTATTGTTCCTGTACTTAGTTTTTCCATGCTTTCTCCATTTTCTGAACTCATTGTCATTTTTTGTTTACAGTACTAATAAGTTAGTTCTTGATGAAACAGAGATTAGGAGGACCACAAGGACTGAATATGGACTGGAAAGCAGCACCAGCTAGCCCAAGCTCCTATATTGTCAAGAGGGTTTTGCGCTTAGAGATTCCAATGGATAGCTATCCAAATGTAAGCAACATGGACAATCTGTGGATGCATTATGTAACATTGATGCCTCAATTCCTACATTTCTATTGAATGCTTTGAAAGTTAGGAAAATATCTGTATCCATGTTCCCTGGATGCTTCTGACATGTTATAAGCTTAAGGGTACTAACATTACTCTTCATTTCAGTACAACTTTGTTGGCCGGCTGTTGGGCCCTAGAGGCAATTCACTAAAGCGGGTGGAAACATCTACAGGTTGCCGTGTGTTTATTCGTGGAAAAGGTTCAATAAAAGATCCTGAGAAGGTACTACTTCTACTTCGGCTCATTTAGTGGAGATATCCTTTTAGATGATTTCCATGTTTATCCCACCATATATCTATTCGTGGTTCTTTCATTAATCGTTGCCTTTGCTTTTCTATTCTCAAGGAGGAGTCATTAAGGGGAAGACCAGGCTATGAGCATCTGAATGAGCCGCTGCACATTTTAATCGAGGCTGAATTACCCGCTAGTGTGATTGATTTACGGTTGAGACAAGCACAAGAAATCTTAGAGGAACTTCTCAAACCTGTGGTATcatttttaattctcatttcttcttttagAGTCTTCAAATACAACGAAATCATGCTCCTTCTATCATAgcaaaaaaattttttgttgtttgcaCATGGTCCATCTGATAGTGTTGGGTGATAGAGGAGCAATATTACTAATCAGAAAGACAAAAACACATTGATTGTGAGACTTTCAGCATTATGCGGAAATGTTCTTACTCTTCTACCATCATATGGAATTGAGGATATCTGAACTTAGGGCATCACTACTGACTTTTGGATTATCACAATGTTGTAATTTCTCCTTTGAAGATCTTGTGCAATGTTAGTTTCCACTTACAGTGCACTTGCTTTCACCGTTCAGTTGCGTGTTTACTCATTCTATTAAATATGTCACACAATTACTCAATCAAGTCTTATCTTCCTCCCAACATAGTAACATTTAGCCAGTCCACAATTTTGTTGTATGAAGTGTCCTTTAAATTTGCATGTTCTGGATGAAGAAAGAATAATTCTTACTCGTGCATCATATGCCTTAATGCGTCTTTTCTAAAGATTCCTTGCACTGCATAATTACTATTCCCTTATGAGATACTTGGACTTACTCCATTTTTGGTGTGCAGGACGAGTCGCAGGATTTTTATAAGACGCAACAGTTGAGGGAACTGGCTGTGCTAAATTCCAATTTTAGAGAAGAGAGCTCTCAACCAAGCGGGAGCATCTCTCCGTTCACTTCCAGTGGAATGAAAAGGGCCAAAACTGGTCAATATTGATATAACGAGCTCAACCTTCTACTATGTTTCTCTAGTACACAGTTTGAAGAACTCTTGCCAATTCAGGGCCCTGGTTGCATCTCAGTTCTGTATAGCCACAAAGGGAGGGCCTTGCTGATATTTCTGAAGCGTGAAGACGGGTAGTTTCCAGTTATACAATCTTTAACAGGGGAGATGAGGGGGAAATTCTTTTTACTTTGTCATTGTTGTTGCTTGCACTTGTAACAGGAAACTTGAAGGTTGACCTGTTTATATCTAACAAGTCCGGACTGTATCACCCATATCACTGGTGCAATATGTGATCTTTTGGGGAGTTGAGGTTTAGCTGATTGACTATGGCAAAAAATAGAGAAGTATTCAATTTAGTGAGTCCAGTGACATATATACTACTTGGTGAACTTCACCGGATTTGGGATGAGAGAATGTGCTTATGGTGGACtatataatagttttttttagcAAGGTGGACTACTTGAACATCTTAGGAAAGCAACTAAGCAAAGACAGACATTTTGGCTTGGAACTAAATTGTGATCCAAAAACCCGATTTTGCAATCTGAAGGACTCAGATTGCATGCATGAATGCCATCTTTGCATGATATTGACAATGATACGTTACTTTATGTGAGCATTAAAACTCGGCACAAAACCTACAATAGCTTGCAACTCATCATCGACATAACATCTAGTGACAGGAGAGAAACTACGAACGATTAAGCAAGACTAGTGTAGGGAACACAATTTGACCTTAGGCCCTCACCTGATAATAAACTTGGACAAAGCAGCAAAGCAATTCATCCTAAAAACCAATCTATCTACATTATGTGAAAAGGATAGAGGAGATATGCAAGGCACCCCACTCCACTCAATAAAGCAAGCAAGCACAATACGTTTTGAGTGTTTTATCTTCTCCTCGCCTTCTTCCTATTCTTCTTCCCAAAAGAGAGATCAAGAACTACGCAATTTATCGTTTATAATGTATCCATGCCCTCTAATTTATGGGCCATATTATTGAGTATTGTGGAGTCTGGTCCACACCGTTCGAGTGGAGTTAAGTCAGAGAGTTTATTCAAGAGTTCAAGACACTTGACAGTGAGCTCAAGCAAATGTAAGTCTGAGAGTTCGTTTGACACCGCTTGACATACCGCTCGAGCGGAGGTAAGTCAGAGAGTTAGCTTGAAGAGCCGCTCGACACATGGTTCAAGCAATTGTGGAAAACATGTTCGCTCGATGCGGGCTCAACACGCTATTCGAGCGAATATCgctattattgaaattttaggGCTTCTGCCGCTTGAAGTATAAATAGTTATTATTTTGACTTGTGACACAGAGTGTGTGTGAACAGTGGTTGCCCAAAGGtgtattgtgattcctcaaataataaaaatcctctgCAACTCCCATGGACGTAGGTAATTTGTTAACTACGTAAATTTTTGTATCGTATGTGATTGTTTGTCTCTTTTGtatttacttttactttattgtcatcatttttcacaacacatATGACCTATTGTTGACTACTACTTTTGAAAAATGCTTTGACAACTAGAGTACTTTTTATTacaatacaaattaaatttgatgactacttattgttataaaaaaaaaaatattacagctATAAAgaaatcacacaaaataaattcaaacatgatttcatataatatgttagatctatttttttataaaagtaattttataatctaacgtagtACATtaagccacatcaatttatatatttatttttgtgaaaactcCTTGTGGTCacaacatttcataaaaaaaaaaggagcttATTGTATTATCATTCTGTTGTTTTATTAATGTCTAGTATTACTTTTAACTTCAAATCTTTTCCTTCCTGTcctttttgtataaaaaaaaacaactttcgGAAATCTATTTTTAGaaagaacaaaggaaaaaaaaaaaaaggattttagaTTTTGGTTCTTACGGGACACCGTAAATATTTAtggacttttttctttttagtaagAGAAGGCAGCAGTCAAGAGCGAGACAAACATTCGAAAATTCAAACGCGCGCCTCTCTCTAGAGAAGCAAAGAACTCAAACCGCTCTTGTTcaacacacacgcacacacactctctctccctcgctTCGTTTTTAGGGTCGATCAAATATTCCAGGTGAGTTTTCTTTGAAGTTGGTTTGAGTGGATTACTGCATACTTG is drawn from Juglans regia cultivar Chandler chromosome 5, Walnut 2.0, whole genome shotgun sequence and contains these coding sequences:
- the LOC109002405 gene encoding KH domain-containing protein SPIN1-like isoform X1, with protein sequence MSGLYTQNFSPARTLSSHVRSNPDVDSQYLTELLSEHQKLGPFMQVLPICSRLLNQEIIRVSGMIPNHGYTDLDRLQRGSPSHMASSDIMPNNRLMGFSAWNGLPHERLGGPQGLNMDWKAAPASPSSYIVKRVLRLEIPMDSYPNYNFVGRLLGPRGNSLKRVETSTGCRVFIRGKGSIKDPEKEESLRGRPGYEHLNEPLHILIEAELPASVIDLRLRQAQEILEELLKPVDESQDFYKTQQLRELAVLNSNFREESSQPSGSISPFTSSGMKRAKTGQY
- the LOC118348476 gene encoding uncharacterized protein LOC118348476 → MENITSSLLNIKELMEDNLRRFDVVEQHLKELRESHNKMHQVFQQSIEDFTTNIQESFNEFDAQICEIQEEDVVAGEEKDEIKPAQLFLSYVPKNLEPFLPFSNPSLRISCPSLPPRNYFPFSSFHSVVPSTNYTVTIKEEDLAIRWEFDPGGIDFLFLDSSPSPQNNNHTIDLSYSHFSASLRRANPRKKQAPTHTSLVIEWKQIYEECFQRRREQNTERMEELNLGKLAQALKGPSSLYSSVFINGTEFCSNLLQDCRTCSSAIHLGSLKLLNNSFDELPIIRYYSISAIRRLTHRLRPQKTMVMVSLTQRLLLLSNSSHTESLSSSLTLAYFVISGLDLPSTLNHVDRDAVASWVLSLQALPKNLRGKKSVAPLVLDVLLLRGVFEPFDRGKIKEMGGNHFLNKTLNNVFHLFYLDFDVNEDGEIHVNFADSDDEDEEPWYGMDFSGMGLDLPLDPNEPTDCLCNQVSYGEMVACDNPNCKIEWFHFGCVGLKEQLKGKWRTWLGLQVSVNTNLAPQLLDVLLTKGAFKPFDRGREHISVFTLFNVRCYVVSPHRCIPLSLTVKYTDTINTHPFAKNFRVVQLPWVNMITRKAPVHRSVSFITKVILRNITGLTYMEQVAYISENHLLEIFGFFMSAPENLRWLALVIAILVAVVRDQARITGTLGSKFVTVPIFSIVVEWLIAWKNMNINRYMLNNSTTGEIFTKYLGKEQEAYQGNTRDYVNSAELEAQEKFSLLKWVANERGFVTNKSQEDFQFSMPQSTLEMTMLKIM
- the LOC109002405 gene encoding KH domain-containing protein SPIN1-like isoform X2; protein product: MSGLYTQNFSPARTLSSHVRSNPDVDSQYLTELLSEHQKLGPFMQVLPICSRLLNQEIIRVSGMIPNHGYTDLDRLQRGSPSHMASSDIMPNNRLMGFSAWNGLPHERLGGPQGLNMDWKAAPASPSSYIVKRVLRLEIPMDSYPNYNFVGRLLGPRGNSLKRVETSTGCRVFIRGKGSIKDPEKEESLRGRPGYEHLNEPLHILIEAELPASVIDLRLRQAQEILEELLKPVDESQDFYKTQQLRELAVLNSNFREESSQPSGSISPFTSSGMKRAKTGQY